The window AGGGAATCGAGCTTACTGTGACCGCAGGCGAACCGGCGTAATAAGCCTGAATCTCACCCGCAAAGAGTTTTTGGTTGGGGGTAAGGCCGCTGCCCGAATTTATCAAGGAGGCTGTGGCGGAGGCAAACGAACTCAACGTCACTCCTGCCGCAGTCGATCCCGTGGAATCCTTCAACAGAGACGACGTGGTTTTGTTGGCCCCCGTAAAGACATTCCAGTTCGCGACCGCGTACCCCGGCGCTCCGGCCACATCCGCAGGCTGCAATTGTTGCGCCGTATTCGAGCCCGCAAGATTGATGCTGACGGGTGTGGATGTGGATGTGGATGAGCCGTACACAGCAAGCTCCCAGAGCGAATAGCCCCAACCCGTGCCGCGTTGGGTGCCGTACATGCGGACATAACGACCGCTGCCGGAAAGCCCGGTCAGGTCGTTGACCCCGCCCGTGCCGGTTGTGGTGCTGTAGATCGTGGTCCAGGCACTGGCATCATTGGAGACTTGGATTTGGTAGGCACTGGCATAGGCATTCTCCCAGGTAAGCTTGACTTCGTTGATGCTGTGCGTCGCACCCAAATCCACATAAATCCACTGCGGATCACTAAATTGGCTGGACCAGCGGGTGGACAGGTTGCCATCGACTGCATTGGACGCTGGATAGCTGGTGGACTCCAGCGATGAGGCCGTCGCCGGCTTGTTTAACGCAAGATTTGGATTGCCCGAACTGTTCACCGTCAAGACCAGCGTGGCCATGCCGGTGCCATTAGTGTTGCTGGCACTCAAACCCACATTGAAGGTGCCCGACGCATTGGGCGTACCGGAGATCAAGCCAGTCGAGGTGTTCACACTCAACCCGCCAGGCAAACCGATGGCATTGTAACTCGTCGGACTGTTACTGGCTGTGATCTGATAGCTGAACGCGTTGCCCACCGTGCCGCTCGCTGTTAATGCACTGGTGATCGTTGGCGCAGCAGCGGGAGGCAGCGAATAAACCCGGACCCAATCGACATTCAAGGATGAGTTATTGACCATCCCGGTCAACGGCCAGCCGCCGCCGAGGGCATAATCGATCATGACATAAAAGGGTGCCGTCAGATAACTGGTCGGGGTTGAAATTTGGTTGGTTTTAACGCCGTCGATATACCAGGTGATATGCGCCGGATCGACCTGGCAGCCATAGATATGATAGCCCTGCCACGGATAAAAGCCTCCGGGCAATGGAGTTCCGGGTGAATAAAGATATGGTAGCGTCTGATTCTGGCTCCCGTCGGTATTCCAGTTGTGCGAGGCCTCCTGGATAACAGCTTGAAGATTGCCGGGTGTATTACAGACACCATACCACTCGAAGATGTCGATCTCCTCACCCTGCACACCCGATCCCCAGTTCGATTCAGCCAGCCAAAAGGCGGGCCAGGCACCCGTACCGGAATTGGGTATCTGACATCTGATTTCAAAATAACCGTATTGCTGGGAAAAGCCGGCATGAGTGGTATCCATGGACGAGAGGTTTCCCGAATGCCAGTTATTGGAAGCGTCCAGCCAGGCTTTGTTGGACAAAATTCCACCGCTGACGCTGAAAGCGTTGGCGTCCCATTGCGACGCAGAATAAGCACCCGCTGCTCCGTACGGCGGCCAGTAGTACCATGTTGAAGCGCCCTTGGGAGAACTGGTGGTGACGCTCAAGCTGTTGAACTCATCGGCAAAGGTGAGCGTATAACCGGTCAGGTTGATGTCCGACTGCGCCTGGACTTTGGCGACCGGAATGGAAAATGCCGCCAGGGCCAGGATTACGAGGATACAGGCTTGAATCAGGGTTGTTCTTATTTTCATGTTAGTGTTCATGCTCCTTATTGTTATGATCGCATTACTGGATACAGTTCCGGGCAAAAAAATATTAGAGGATTTATTACGGGACAAAGCTCCGCTTATTCTTGGGTAAGCAAATCCCCCGCATTCCCCATGATCATGTTTTTTCATCAATCTCGTAACGCCCGAAGGAAATCAGGCGAGTTTTTAACGTCGGCGAAGGCTCAAGCAATTTACAGTGGCGTTGCGCCACTCCCCACCCTGGACAACATGTTGCCCATCCCAAAAGTCCGCTGTTGCGAACCGTCCTAACTTCTGAATTCTTAATTCTGACTACTGACTTCTGATCTCTGACTTCTTTCCGCTCACACTTTGCGGGCGCTGAATCTCCGCAACACCATGAGCAGCCCCAAACCGCCCAGCATCATCGCGTAGGTGGAGGGTTCCGGAACGGCCGAAACGATCTGAACGCCTGCAAAGCCGGAATTGTTGTTGCTGCCGCCGCCATCGAGAATGCCCGAATCCAGCAGGAACTGCTGGGTGCCCGTCAGGCCGGTGAAT of the Candidatus Methylacidiphilales bacterium genome contains:
- a CDS encoding discoidin domain-containing protein yields the protein MKIRTTLIQACILVILALAAFSIPVAKVQAQSDINLTGYTLTFADEFNSLSVTTSSPKGASTWYYWPPYGAAGAYSASQWDANAFSVSGGILSNKAWLDASNNWHSGNLSSMDTTHAGFSQQYGYFEIRCQIPNSGTGAWPAFWLAESNWGSGVQGEEIDIFEWYGVCNTPGNLQAVIQEASHNWNTDGSQNQTLPYLYSPGTPLPGGFYPWQGYHIYGCQVDPAHITWYIDGVKTNQISTPTSYLTAPFYVMIDYALGGGWPLTGMVNNSSLNVDWVRVYSLPPAAAPTITSALTASGTVGNAFSYQITASNSPTSYNAIGLPGGLSVNTSTGLISGTPNASGTFNVGLSASNTNGTGMATLVLTVNSSGNPNLALNKPATASSLESTSYPASNAVDGNLSTRWSSQFSDPQWIYVDLGATHSINEVKLTWENAYASAYQIQVSNDASAWTTIYSTTTGTGGVNDLTGLSGSGRYVRMYGTQRGTGWGYSLWELAVYGSSTSTSTPVSINLAGSNTAQQLQPADVAGAPGYAVANWNVFTGANKTTSSLLKDSTGSTAAGVTLSSFASATASLINSGSGLTPNQKLFAGEIQAYYAGSPAVTVSSIPYSNYDVVVYLESDQTGRTGTVSLSGSPTTYYYSTVGGSGQPASYIQVTSTNGTYMTGNYVVYANQSGSSKTISLTPSNWSGICGIQIIPH